From Humisphaera borealis, the proteins below share one genomic window:
- a CDS encoding sulfatase family protein codes for MKHLPVLLAVLLMASLSAFAAAAASVGKPNIVIILADDLGYGDVQCNNPDRGKIATPHIDKLASQGMRFTDGHSSSGVCTPSRYSLLTGRYHWRTSLQKGVLGGMSKPLIPPDRLTLAGLVKAHGYDTACVGKWHLGMTMPTPITEGSIKDGPTTHGFDYYFGISASLDMPPYAFIENDRFTESPTAKKSLLWIGGKEESRLGPAAPGFESEQVLPMFVRKSADWIAARKDKPFLLYLALNSPHTPVAPTQEWKGKSGLGDYADFVMQTDAAVGDVLAALATAGVADNTLVILTSDNGCAPYVGTKVSANPRDSNEGMEAVKDLEKKGHFPSGPLRGYKADAWEGGHHVPFIARWPTAVAAGTVCNQLVQQADLMATIADILGDKLPDNAGEDSFSLLPLLKGNDQPVRPNAVSAAMGGVPSVRQGHWKYIAAPGSGGWGKGGDQSQPVQLYNLADDLAETKNLAAAMPEKVAELKALLEKLITEGRSTPGARQKNDVEVKRFPAEAAETPKKKAKAGK; via the coding sequence ATGAAACACCTCCCCGTACTCCTCGCCGTACTGTTGATGGCGTCGCTGTCGGCGTTCGCCGCCGCTGCCGCGTCAGTCGGCAAGCCGAACATCGTCATCATCCTCGCCGACGATCTCGGCTACGGCGACGTGCAGTGCAACAACCCCGATCGCGGCAAGATCGCCACGCCCCATATCGACAAGCTCGCCTCGCAGGGCATGCGCTTTACCGACGGGCATTCCTCGTCCGGCGTCTGCACGCCTTCGCGCTACTCCCTTCTCACCGGGCGGTACCACTGGCGCACGTCGCTGCAAAAAGGCGTCCTCGGCGGCATGAGCAAGCCGCTCATCCCACCCGACCGTCTCACCCTGGCCGGCTTGGTCAAGGCGCACGGTTACGACACGGCGTGCGTCGGCAAGTGGCACCTGGGAATGACCATGCCCACGCCGATCACGGAGGGATCGATCAAGGACGGCCCTACCACCCACGGCTTTGACTACTACTTCGGTATCAGCGCCTCCCTCGACATGCCGCCGTACGCGTTCATCGAAAACGACCGCTTCACCGAATCGCCCACGGCGAAGAAGTCGCTGCTGTGGATCGGCGGCAAAGAGGAGTCGCGGCTGGGCCCCGCCGCGCCAGGGTTCGAATCGGAGCAGGTGTTGCCGATGTTCGTGCGGAAGTCGGCCGACTGGATCGCCGCTCGCAAGGACAAGCCGTTCCTGCTTTATCTCGCGCTCAACTCGCCGCATACGCCGGTCGCCCCGACGCAGGAGTGGAAGGGCAAAAGCGGTCTGGGCGACTACGCCGACTTCGTGATGCAGACCGACGCCGCCGTCGGCGACGTGCTGGCGGCGCTGGCGACCGCCGGCGTGGCCGACAACACCCTGGTGATTCTCACCAGCGACAACGGCTGCGCGCCCTATGTGGGCACCAAGGTGTCCGCCAACCCGCGCGATTCCAACGAGGGGATGGAGGCCGTCAAAGACCTGGAGAAGAAGGGGCACTTCCCCAGCGGACCGCTGCGCGGGTACAAGGCCGACGCCTGGGAAGGCGGGCACCACGTGCCCTTCATCGCCCGCTGGCCGACCGCCGTTGCGGCCGGGACAGTCTGCAACCAGCTGGTGCAGCAGGCCGACCTGATGGCCACCATCGCCGACATCCTCGGCGACAAGCTTCCCGACAACGCCGGCGAGGACAGCTTCAGCCTGCTGCCGCTGCTCAAAGGCAACGACCAGCCCGTCCGCCCGAACGCCGTCAGCGCCGCCATGGGCGGCGTGCCGTCGGTGCGCCAGGGGCACTGGAAATACATCGCCGCCCCCGGCTCCGGCGGTTGGGGCAAGGGCGGCGATCAGAGCCAGCCCGTGCAGCTCTACAACCTCGCCGACGACCTGGCCGAAACAAAGAACCTCGCCGCGGCGATGCCCGAGAAAGTCGCCGAGCTCAAGGCCCTGCTGGAGAAGCTCATCACCGAAGGCCGCAGCACGCCCGGCGCGCGGCAGAAGAATGACGTCGAGGTGAAACGCTTCCCCGCCGAAGCCGCCGAGACCCCGAAGAAGAAGGCCAAGGCGGGGAAATAG